One window of Alkaliphilus metalliredigens QYMF genomic DNA carries:
- a CDS encoding FMN-binding protein has translation MDKKQKIAIILLPLMAIALLMGVTAMTGAEEIAGGYSDGTYTGTGKGYGGDIVVTVEVANERIASISIDEHGETPGIGDTAAEGVAEQIIASQELEVEIVTGATMSSEGLMEAVRNALAEAGGTSFPDGTHEGMASGFGGDIKVTVDVSGGKIVSINFDEMDETPGIGDTAAEQVAQQIKDTQSLEVEVVTGATMTSVAVMEAIENALN, from the coding sequence ATGGATAAAAAGCAAAAAATTGCAATTATATTATTACCATTAATGGCCATAGCCCTACTGATGGGTGTGACGGCTATGACTGGAGCAGAAGAAATAGCTGGTGGATATAGTGATGGTACTTACACAGGAACCGGAAAAGGCTATGGTGGAGATATAGTAGTTACTGTAGAAGTTGCAAATGAGAGAATTGCTTCAATTAGCATTGATGAGCACGGTGAAACACCAGGAATCGGCGATACAGCAGCCGAGGGTGTAGCGGAGCAAATTATTGCAAGTCAGGAATTAGAGGTAGAGATTGTGACAGGTGCAACTATGTCCAGCGAGGGCTTAATGGAAGCGGTCAGAAATGCCTTAGCAGAAGCTGGGGGAACTAGCTTCCCAGATGGAACCCATGAAGGAATGGCATCAGGATTTGGTGGAGACATCAAAGTAACCGTAGATGTTTCCGGTGGTAAAATTGTGTCAATTAACTTTGATGAAATGGATGAGACACCTGGAATAGGGGATACAGCAGCAGAGCAAGTGGCACAACAAATCAAGGATACCCAAAGCCTTGAGGTAGAAGTGGTGACGGGTGCGACGATGACTAGCGTAGCAGTAATGGAAGCAATTGAAAATGCTTTAAACTAA
- a CDS encoding leucyl aminopeptidase has translation MKFKVINEKISNLMVDILIIGIYEEVKSLGDVHHTMDQQLGGLIQEMINAEEFKGEEGETLLVHTLGRVPAKKCILLGLGKAEAFKENNLRNVVAKVMREARKSRAETIAITPFGICNHISAEKVGQAIAEGTKLGLYQFNHYKTTAKEQEERVLQEVYILNEETGITAQLQTGIDTGEKLAHATMIARDLVNEPGNVLTPTEMAKRAQSISQKHGLELEILEKEDMERLGMGCFLGVTAGSEEPPKLMVLKYNGGEEGGEILGLVGKGLTFDSGGISIKPGEGMDAMKGDMGGAAAVLGAMEAIGALKPKTNVIAVVGACENMPSGKAYKPGDILTSKGGKTVEILNTDAEGRLVLVDCVSYALQLGATRLVDLATLTGACLIALGTTTTALISNDELWVKQIEDASKNAGEQVWQLPSFPEYKEMIKSEIADLKNIGGKYAGAITAGLFVGEFAEGKPWVHMDIAGTSMSDKEKGYITKGGTGVAVRTLYELAKSMEK, from the coding sequence ATGAAATTTAAAGTGATAAATGAAAAAATCTCAAATCTAATGGTAGACATTCTGATCATAGGGATTTACGAAGAGGTTAAAAGCTTGGGTGATGTACATCACACCATGGACCAACAGCTAGGTGGATTGATTCAAGAAATGATCAACGCTGAGGAGTTTAAAGGCGAAGAAGGAGAAACATTGTTAGTACATACCCTAGGTAGGGTGCCCGCTAAGAAATGTATTCTTTTGGGATTAGGTAAAGCTGAGGCATTCAAGGAAAACAACTTGAGAAATGTAGTGGCCAAGGTCATGAGAGAAGCAAGAAAGTCTAGGGCTGAAACCATAGCCATCACACCATTTGGTATATGTAATCATATCTCAGCTGAAAAAGTGGGGCAGGCTATTGCTGAGGGTACAAAGCTAGGCCTATACCAATTCAATCATTACAAGACCACCGCTAAAGAACAGGAGGAAAGGGTTCTTCAGGAGGTTTATATCTTAAATGAAGAGACTGGGATTACGGCTCAATTACAAACGGGTATTGATACTGGTGAAAAGCTTGCACATGCCACAATGATTGCCCGAGATCTTGTAAATGAACCGGGAAATGTTTTGACACCAACTGAAATGGCAAAGAGAGCCCAAAGTATTTCTCAAAAACATGGGTTAGAATTAGAGATTTTAGAAAAAGAGGATATGGAGCGTCTTGGGATGGGTTGTTTCTTAGGGGTGACTGCGGGTAGCGAAGAACCACCAAAGCTAATGGTACTGAAATACAATGGTGGTGAAGAAGGGGGAGAAATATTAGGCCTGGTAGGAAAAGGACTTACCTTTGATTCGGGTGGAATCTCAATTAAGCCTGGAGAGGGAATGGATGCCATGAAGGGAGATATGGGTGGTGCTGCCGCTGTATTAGGGGCTATGGAAGCAATTGGAGCATTGAAGCCAAAGACAAATGTTATTGCGGTGGTAGGTGCATGCGAAAACATGCCTTCTGGTAAAGCATATAAACCAGGTGATATACTCACATCAAAGGGTGGAAAAACCGTAGAAATATTGAATACTGATGCTGAAGGAAGGTTGGTATTGGTAGACTGTGTAAGCTATGCATTGCAGTTAGGAGCCACGAGACTTGTAGATCTAGCCACACTAACAGGAGCTTGCTTAATTGCTCTGGGTACAACCACCACAGCGCTCATTAGCAATGATGAGCTATGGGTAAAACAAATTGAAGACGCTTCTAAGAACGCAGGGGAGCAGGTGTGGCAATTGCCGTCCTTCCCAGAATATAAAGAGATGATCAAAAGTGAAATCGCGGATTTGAAAAATATTGGCGGTAAATATGCTGGAGCCATTACAGCGGGATTATTTGTGGGAGAATTTGCAGAAGGAAAGCCATGGGTACACATGGATATTGCGGGGACTTCCATGAGTGATAAAGAAAAGGGATACATTACAAAGGGTGGTACCGGTGTTGCGGTTAGAACTCTTTATGAGTTAGCAAAATCAATGGAAAAATAA
- the nhaC gene encoding Na+/H+ antiporter NhaC, with protein sequence MKTKKEATLLHALIPILFLIVALSTSIIVFGADPHIPLIATIIVASLVATISLGYTWGEIEAGMIDTIKMGMQAALILMVIGTIIGTWILSGTVPTMIYYGLQILSPGIFLVATALICAIVSLATGSSWTTAGTVGIALLGIGQGLGMPPGLIAGAIISGAYFGDKMSPLSDTTNLAPAMAGAELFEHIKHMVYTTVPALIISLVLYGIIGMRYAGNVLDMGNINAMLDAMTANFTISPLLLIPPIVVILIVVMKVPALPGLIAGTILGGIFAAIFQGASFGAIIDAAHYGFELESGLEIVDDLLSGGGLDSMMWTVSLILIALSFGGVMERTGMLHAIGKSILSLANSTGSLILATVLTCIAVNLLAAEQYIAIVVPGRMYKDTYTEKGIHPKVLSRTLEDAGTLTSVLIPWNTCGAFMFATLGVHAFQYAPYAFLNILTPLIAVIYGFIGFTITPLEKDDKIEGAKV encoded by the coding sequence ATGAAAACCAAAAAGGAAGCCACGCTACTACATGCTCTCATACCGATTTTGTTTCTAATCGTGGCACTATCCACATCTATTATCGTATTTGGTGCTGATCCACACATCCCACTGATCGCTACCATTATCGTAGCCTCCCTAGTTGCCACCATTTCCCTTGGATACACATGGGGGGAAATAGAAGCGGGAATGATCGATACAATTAAAATGGGAATGCAAGCCGCTCTAATTTTAATGGTTATTGGTACAATTATTGGTACATGGATCTTAAGTGGTACTGTACCAACCATGATTTATTACGGTCTACAGATTTTATCTCCTGGAATCTTTCTTGTGGCCACAGCCCTTATTTGTGCTATTGTTTCCCTTGCAACGGGAAGTTCGTGGACAACTGCCGGTACAGTAGGTATTGCCTTACTAGGAATCGGTCAAGGTCTAGGAATGCCTCCTGGTCTTATAGCTGGTGCTATCATTTCTGGAGCTTACTTTGGAGATAAAATGTCTCCTCTTTCCGATACAACCAACTTAGCACCTGCCATGGCTGGGGCTGAATTATTTGAACACATTAAGCACATGGTTTATACAACTGTTCCTGCTTTAATCATCTCTTTAGTTCTTTATGGAATTATCGGTATGAGATACGCAGGTAACGTATTGGATATGGGTAATATCAATGCAATGCTTGATGCAATGACTGCTAACTTCACGATTTCACCACTACTATTAATTCCACCGATTGTTGTTATTCTGATCGTTGTTATGAAAGTACCTGCTTTACCTGGATTAATAGCTGGTACAATTTTAGGTGGCATCTTTGCTGCTATCTTCCAGGGTGCATCCTTTGGAGCCATCATCGATGCAGCTCATTATGGATTTGAACTTGAGTCTGGTTTAGAAATAGTAGATGATCTATTAAGCGGTGGCGGACTAGATAGTATGATGTGGACTGTATCCTTAATCCTAATCGCCTTATCCTTCGGTGGTGTCATGGAGAGAACAGGTATGCTCCATGCCATTGGAAAGTCTATCCTCAGCTTAGCAAACAGTACAGGTTCTTTAATTCTAGCAACTGTTTTAACTTGTATCGCTGTCAACCTATTGGCTGCAGAGCAATATATAGCTATCGTTGTTCCAGGTAGAATGTACAAGGATACCTATACAGAAAAAGGAATCCATCCTAAAGTGCTTTCAAGAACATTAGAGGATGCCGGAACCCTTACCTCTGTATTGATTCCATGGAACACATGTGGTGCCTTTATGTTTGCAACCCTAGGGGTACATGCTTTCCAATATGCTCCCTATGCTTTCTTAAATATCTTAACACCTCTCATTGCGGTTATTTATGGTTTTATCGGATTTACAATTACACCGCTTGAAAAAGATGACAAGATAGAAGGCGCAAAAGTTTAG
- a CDS encoding MarR family winged helix-turn-helix transcriptional regulator: MLEEKIADRLQDFFLYFSRWMKYQYKNAALDDSFTLAQYKVLFLLNRLQVCNMSSLSEAMEVSKGTMTSMLNKLVEEGYVERRGCLEDRRNVYVQLSEKGKVQVGTVELSLLQSMVSTLQGVNEDKQKEIFKALEILINVFKEK; encoded by the coding sequence TTGCTAGAAGAAAAGATTGCTGACAGATTACAGGATTTTTTCCTATACTTTAGTCGTTGGATGAAGTACCAATATAAAAATGCTGCCCTGGACGACTCCTTTACATTAGCTCAATACAAAGTATTATTTTTATTGAATCGCTTGCAGGTGTGTAACATGTCATCCTTAAGTGAAGCAATGGAGGTGAGTAAGGGCACAATGACCTCCATGCTCAACAAACTAGTAGAAGAAGGTTATGTTGAGCGAAGAGGATGCCTAGAGGATCGTAGAAATGTTTATGTACAATTATCAGAAAAGGGAAAGGTACAAGTGGGTACAGTAGAGTTAAGTTTACTTCAATCAATGGTGAGCACACTCCAAGGGGTAAACGAAGACAAGCAAAAAGAGATTTTTAAGGCCTTAGAAATACTCATAAACGTTTTTAAAGAAAAGTGA
- a CDS encoding peroxiredoxin encodes MLRIGQPAPEFTVPSTQGELSLRDYRGKWVVLFFYPLDFTPVUSTEIPELNRNLPAFQRLNSIVLGANTDSVPTHEAWAKSIDGVSFPLLSDYDKKLSEKYEVLVKEAGGIALRGLFIIDPQGDLQYISVNNLAVGRNVGEILRVLAACQAGGACPINWEEGQETLS; translated from the coding sequence ATGTTAAGAATTGGACAGCCTGCTCCAGAATTTACAGTTCCAAGCACCCAGGGTGAACTTTCCCTTAGGGACTATCGGGGCAAATGGGTTGTATTGTTTTTCTATCCTTTAGATTTCACACCTGTCTGAAGCACCGAGATCCCAGAGTTAAATCGTAATTTACCTGCATTTCAACGGTTAAACTCCATCGTGTTGGGTGCCAACACAGACAGCGTTCCAACCCATGAAGCATGGGCTAAAAGTATTGATGGTGTCAGCTTTCCATTGCTTTCAGATTATGATAAAAAGCTGTCTGAAAAATATGAAGTCCTAGTCAAAGAAGCCGGCGGCATCGCCCTTCGTGGACTATTCATCATCGATCCCCAAGGAGATTTACAATATATCTCTGTTAACAATTTAGCTGTGGGCCGTAATGTAGGTGAAATATTGCGCGTACTAGCAGCTTGTCAAGCTGGTGGTGCCTGTCCAATTAATTGGGAAGAAGGACAAGAAACCTTAAGCTAA